One genomic region from Magallana gigas chromosome 3, xbMagGiga1.1, whole genome shotgun sequence encodes:
- the LOC109618378 gene encoding uncharacterized protein — MKTFLDRCLLVIVLLCLPFLRVSTQPRNQPCMFPDFLERDKLWRRETEFRNSENMYFNGDRINIRETREGIQYERRCGEIINREEGIYFVHEHRGIGSNVMYLCMQFLKRSDSVVQVRESQPSLLKSMIGCSVQNMVLKNSPIIKYPLVDNPSVSCPFSGGYNLKIVYKKAQVCGSSVIQPRLESECEDGDGVTLDFRINECKLDDDHRLKEKLRCLASWTDKSAENNYTFVVLADNERFPVCMRLKGNLSDLKQANIFRDGKCVLNDRDSFSNTVENVELEFEKTVFSNLCENEFGYCTQELACSKYKKYCHKSCRQCHTETNVCSFPEFLKGAWHTDFKGASSVMNISTYNLHLPGEGNFKCVGKANSTEDNAYRLTLLHVFENGCFPRTTCFEYKKTSKMTLHFKFGRRVKWPVFPLDKMIVDTCQEELLKKPFSVAINEAQIYTTNCRLPGDFGFKSGHLYLRNSKAQDYCIAYNEYIGRSDKFNMVNINTTKPINREHLCLSTEKLEDGGVFVITTSLFDRSYKCWGFIGKEQSRRIVQLSLEDCNEQTFKSLYNSNASLLDSFVVIKEQKNVCPFYIDVAPIVGNNHMHTQPVSNTPSPPGETTPFVYKTPKASGAKSASIDESGSCTNSAKFSLFLSSLFFILII, encoded by the coding sequence ATGAAAACGTTTTTGGACCGGTGCCTCTTAGTTATCGTTCTTTTGTGTCTTCCATTTCTACGTGTCAGTACGCAACCGCGCAATCAACCCTGCATGTTTCCGGACTTTCTGGAGCGCGACAAGTTATGGCGCAGGGAAACTGAGTTTCGTaattctgaaaatatgtatttcaatGGAGATAGAATTAACATCCGTGAAACTAGAGAGGGAATTCAATACGAAAGACGTTGTGGTGAGATTATAAATCGTGAAGAGGGAATCTATTTTGTGCATGAACATCGTGGTATCGGGAGTAATGTAATGTATCTATGTATGCAGTTTCTGAAAAGGTCTGATTCTGTGGTTCAGGTTCGAGAATCACAACCGTCATTATTAAAAAGTATGATAGGTTGTTCTGTACAGAATATGGTTTTGAAAAATAGTCCAATTATAAAATATCCTCTAGTGGATAATCCGTCGGTAAGTTGTCCCTTCTCTGGGGGTTATAATTTGAAAATCGTATACAAAAAGGCGCAAGTATGTGGATCCTCCGTCATACAGCCTCGTTTAGAGAGTGAATGTGAAGATGGCGACGGCGTTACGTTGGATTTCAGGATCAATGAATGTAAACTGGACGACGATCACCGTTTGAAAGAAAAACTCCGATGCTTGGCCTCGTGGACAGATAAATCAGCGGAAAATAACTACACCTTTGTAGTTTTGGCCGATAACGAACGGTTTCCCGTGTGCATGAGGCTGAAGGGAAATTTATCCGATCTGAAACAAGCGAACATTTTTCGCGATGGAAAATGTGTCTTGAACGATAGGGATAGTTTTTCAAACACAGTAGAAAATGTCGAATTGGAATTTGAAAAAACGGTCTTTTCGAATCTCTGTGAGAATGAATTTGGCTACTGTACCCAAGAGCTAGCGTGTTCCAAGTACAAGAAATACTGCCACAAGTCATGTCGACAATGCCATACTGAAACAAACGTCTGCTCTTTTCCTGAGTTTTTGAAAGGTGCATGGCACACTGATTTTAAAGGCGCATCAAGTGTTATGAATATATCCACATACAACTTACATTTGCCAGGCGAAGGCAACTTTAAATGTGTAGGAAAAGCCAACTCAACAGAGGATAACGCCTACAGACTAACTCTGCTTCATGTTTTCGAAAATGGATGCTTTCCTCGAACAACGTGCTTTGAATACAAAAAGACATCTAAAATGACCCTACATTTCAAATTCGGACGAAGAGTCAAATGGCCAGTGTTTCCTTTGGACAAAATGATCGTCGATACCTGCCAAGAGGAACTGTTAAAAAAGCCGTTTTCCGTTGCCATAAACGAGGCTCAAATATATACAACCAACTGCCGTCTTCCGGGCGATTTCGGATTCAAATCCGGCCACCTGTATCTCCGGAATTCCAAAGCGCAGGATTACTGCATCGCGTATAATGAGTATATTGGTCGAAGTGACAAATTCAACATGGTTAACATCAACACAACAAAACCGATCAACAGGGAACACCTTTGTTTGTCAACGGAGAAGCTCGAAGACGGCGGCGTTTTCGTCATTACGACCTCGCTCTTCGACAGGTCCTACAAATGTTGGGGATTCATCGGAAAAGAGCAGTCGCGAAGGATTGTTCAACTCAGTTTGGAAGACTGCAATGAGCAAACATTTAAATCATTGTACAACAGCAATGCCTCGCTACTGGATTCGTTTGTTGTAATAAAGGAGCAAAAGAATGTTTGCCCGTTTTATATTGATGTTGCTCCTATCGTGGGAAATAATCATATGCACACTCAGCCGGTGTCCAACACACCGTCACCACCAGGAGAAACTACCCCCTTTGTGTACAAAACGCCCAAAGCCTCGGGGGCAAAGTCGGCGAGTATAGATGAAAGCGGCTCCTGCACAAATTCCGCcaaattttctttgtttttgtcgtcattatttttcatactgattatttga